A region of the Corynebacterium endometrii genome:
ACCACGGCTCCGGTCAGGGCACCGATGAGGCCGCTGCCAATCCAGAGGAGCTGACACAGGATTTGAATCGTGAGGATGCGCGTGCCGGACAGCCGCGTGCCCCGGGGGAGGGCGGAGACAATGGCGTAGGTTTCATCCGTGAGCGCGTAGGTGGAATAGGCGCGGGCGGCGCGTCCGCGGATGAGATGGCGTGGATAGGTCAGGCCGTAGAAGATGTGACGGAAGTTCACCATGAAACCCGTCAAGGCGGCGGCCGCGGGGCCCACGCCGCCGGTGATCATGGAGATGGCGAGGAATTCCATGGAGCCCGCGTAGATGACCGTGGAGAAAATGGGCACCCAATACCAGTCGAAGCCGGATTGCACCATGAGCAGGCCAAAGGCTAGACCCAGGGGGATTAGGCCTAATCCCACGGCCCAGGAATCACGGAGACCTTTGGCTACCTCGGAACTCATAGGTTAATTGTCATCAAGATCGGCAGGGAACGTGGAAAACAGTGGCAGCGGCATGGGCTGGCGCTTGAGCACGTCCGCCCACAGATCGGCGGCACCCGGGGTGATGACGTCTTGGGGCAGCGCGGGCGCCACGAACCAGTCACCGTTATCAATCTCTTCGTCGAGCTGGCCGGGGGCCCACTCGGCGATACCGGCGTAGAGACGCATGCCGTCTACTACCTCGGCGATTCCCTCCGGGTTGGCGCGCAGATCCACATGGGCCAACCGCGGGGCCAGCCGCTTGAGCTGGGGATGGGCGTCAATGTCCACGCCCTTCTTGGTCATGGCGAGGCCCACCACGGACTGCTGATTGAGCGGACCGCCGATGTAGAGCGCCTGCGGCTTGGACACGGCAGGCAACCATTCGGGCAGGACGTTA
Encoded here:
- a CDS encoding AzlC family ABC transporter permease, which encodes MSSEVAKGLRDSWAVGLGLIPLGLAFGLLMVQSGFDWYWVPIFSTVIYAGSMEFLAISMITGGVGPAAAALTGFMVNFRHIFYGLTYPRHLIRGRAARAYSTYALTDETYAIVSALPRGTRLSGTRILTIQILCQLLWIGSGLIGALTGAVVPPNIQGMEFALTALFVVLAWESFKNNQDFSLPLIAAGLGILAYALFPDQLLMVALSAYFLVLLARFASPSLDRFLEVRRA
- a CDS encoding YqgE/AlgH family protein — its product is MYADRLFNALERNEPGPGQLLIAAPGMLSPEFARSVVLIVEHTPHLTLGVNLVARSEVAVFNVLPEWLPAVSKPQALYIGGPLNQQSVVGLAMTKKGVDIDAHPQLKRLAPRLAHVDLRANPEGIAEVVDGMRLYAGIAEWAPGQLDEEIDNGDWFVAPALPQDVITPGAADLWADVLKRQPMPLPLFSTFPADLDDN